The following nucleotide sequence is from Novipirellula artificiosorum.
GGAAACATGTCGAAGAAGCGTTGGGGAACAATCAATGGGGTATGCGGACGGATGAATCCGATGCCCATGAAGAAAGGTTGCCGCACCGGCTGATTGGCTCGAAGTGCCAATTGATCAACGGCCCACTGCCCGTTGAGTTCGTCGGGCGTCCGATCGCGGTCCCGCTGCGACTCAACCTGCAAGGGCTTTGCATTCTGTCCCCAGCCGCCGTTGATCCAGGAGATCGGCTTGCCATCGCGTGTGGTTCTGCCGTTCAGATTAACGAAAGGGCCAAACGATCCATCCACCGCACCGATTTCGCGATAAGGCGCGGGCACATCAGGGTGAGCAATCTTTTGGTCCCCGTCGAAGGCAAACGGCCCATAGTCCGCCTGATTGCCGTATTGCTCCCACTCCTGCCGGACCCTGTGGTGCATCAGCTTCCCTGTTCCGAGCGTCTGGTAGTCGTTCTCGCGAAAGTGATCCATGATCGTTCGCGAGTTCTTCAAAACTTCATAGCCGTCCCACTTCTCGAACCCAAAGCAGCCTGAGTTGTGCGGATAGATCCCGGTGAATAGGCTCGCTCGCGACGGTCCGCAAATGGGAATGTTGCAGTGAGCCTGAGTGAATGAGACCCCGCTGCGAGCCAAACGACACATGTTCGGTGTTTTGGCTTGAGGATGACCGCCGAACCCCTCAACATAGCCGTTCAGGTCGTCGCAGATGATCAAAATGACGTTCGGACGCTCCGAGGCGAAGACCTGACAGCATGACGTGGATAGCGTGATTGCCAACAAGCAGAGTCCAGAATGGTAGAGTGCTCGCAATTTCATTGACTGTCTTCCTTTTTACAACCGGTGAGCAACGTGCGGGAAATAAGTGAGCTGAATGGCGCAAGCCCAATACCGCTCACCATTGGAAGTCCGACAGTTATTTCTCGAATGATGCAAAGTAAGATTTGCGTTGATGAACGCGGATAGGAAAAATGCCCGGCTGGCGATGCCTACGCCACCATCCACGCAACACGCCCGTGGACAATACAAGATATCATAGTCCTAACGATTGTTCCAATAAACTTGCCAAGGATTCGGCGTCGTCGGACAAGTCCCCGTCTTAGCGCCCTGAATCGTCAAGCACTGGACGTGGTGACGTCAACACTCTTTGCGACGGTCAGGCACCGCCGTTCCGAGGCGAGCCAAAGACAACTCAATCGCAAAACGAACCACCCAGAGAAAGAACCCCATGCAACGTCACCTAATTGCCTTGTCGGAAATCTTGTTGGTCGTCCTTGGCTGGCACGCATTTCCAGCTCTCGCCCAAGATTCATCGCCTCAGCCCCAATCGTCGCCACACGAGTCGGTCTCGCTTGACGGTGCATGGGAGATCCTTTTTGATCCCGATAACCAAGGGCGTCGGCAGCAGTGGCATCAGCAGGCGGTGTTCATGGCTCAGGAAGATCGACGCGAGATCGTTGTGCCGAGTTGCTGGGAAGAGATCGAAAAGGACTACGAGGGGGTCGGCTTTTACGCTCGACATTTCACCGTGCCCAAAGCCTGGGAAGGCAAGACCGTACGCGTGCAGTTCGATGCGGTGAACTACATCGCCGAAGTCTACGTGAATGATCACGTCGTCGGTCGGCATGAAGGCGGATATGGTCCCTGCGAATTCCGCATCGATGATCTATTGAAGTATGACGAACAGAATTTTGTCTCGTTGCGAGTGATCGGACCAATCGTTGCACAAAACAAAGTGATTGACGGAATCGGCTGGAGCGACATGCCGCATTGGCGAGGGGCGATTGCAGGAGGCATCTGGCAGTCCGTCCGTTTGGTCGCGACGGGAACCGCTTTTGTAGACGACCTGTTCCTCGAACCACGGCTGGCAGACGATACGGTCACGGTCCATGCCACGATTGAGAATGCGGAGCAGGTTGGTCGCGAGACCCAAATCACGGTGTCCATCCGCTCAGAGGAGCAGCTCCAGAAAGTCATCGCCGAGCAGACGACCACACTCAAGCTTGTGCCAGGCAAGAATGAGAAAAGTTGGACGATTTCGATTCCTAACACCCGATACTGGTCACCCGACGATCCCCATCTGTACGTTGCAACGATTCGCATTGCAGCATGCGATGGGGTGGTTGACGTCGAGGAGGCACGGTTCGGCATGCGTGAGCTGACCATCCGAAACAATAAGTTTGAACTGAACGGCAAGCCGATCTATATCAAGGCGGCGTTCTTCGAGGGTTTGTACCCGACCAAGCTCGCACTGCCGGACAGCCCGGAAATGGCACGGCGAGAGATCCAACTTGCCAAGGAGTGTGGCTTCAATATGATTCGCCCTTGGCGCAAGCCTCCGCCGCCAATGTGGCTCGACCTTTGCGACGAGATGGGGGTGATGGTGGTGGGAGGATTGCCGATTGAGTGCATGCGTCGTTGGCCAACGGTCACACCGCAATTGCGAGATCGAATTGAGAATGAAGTCCAATCCGCCCTGCTTCGCGATCGCAATCGAGCGTGCATTGTTCAGTGGGAGATCTTTAATGAGATTGGGCGCCAAGATTTGGAACGCTTGAAGCACTCGACATCGATGTTAGCTCGTCGTTTGGATCCGACGCGGCTAATTTTGGACGAGTCAGGTGGTTTCGCCGGAGGAGCGAATATCTATTTGCCGAAACAGTTTGAGCCAGAAGTGTTCAACGACGTGCATAACTATCCAGGTGCACCACTGAACGATGTATCGTACGATAAGTTTCTGACGCTCTCGAAAACCGCAGAAGAGATTGAGGCGATGGGGTTACCGGCTGGTCGGTTTAGCAGCAAAACGACGCCAGGACGCTTGACGGTGGTTTCGGAAATCGGCTACGGCAGCTTGCCAGATTTGGTCGACAACAATCAGCGGTTCGCAAAGGATGGTAACCCGCTCGTGCCCCCGTACCGTTACCACAAGGAATTAGCCCAGTCGTTTCGTGACGTGTTATCGGAAAGCGGCTTGGATTCCATCTATCCCAATCTGCAGCAGTTTTGCCTCGATCAGCAGGTGATTCACTCGCAAGGCAACAAACGGATGCTCGAGGCGATACGATCCAACAGCAGCACCGGTGGCTATGCCGTTCATGCCCTGACCGGTGGCGATTGGGTGCTTGGGGCTGGCTTGATTGATCTGTTCCGAAATCCCAAAGGCTCATTTTGGGGGACGAAAGAAGCGAATCAGCCACAATACCTCGCACTCCGCGTGCGACCAAGAAATATCTATGCTTCGCAAGGTGCAACGATTTCTGTGACCGGCATCAACGATCTGGCCGGAGTCGCAGGTCGGCTCAAGGTGGACGTGATATCGGAAGAGGGGACTCTTGTGTTTCAGGAGGAGCAAGACGTGGAGCTTGTCGCCGGGATTGCCCCGATCTTTGAAATGCAGTTGCATACCGAAGCGATGTCGGGTTCGTACACCGCTGTTGTGAAGCTATTGGACGACGAAGGTGCGGTGGTCGCACAAAACTCCGTTTCCATCGATGTGTTCGCTTCGAAGCAACCCGTCTCGCGCAACGTTGGTGTTGCAGTATTCGATAACAACAACTTACTTCGCCCGTTCCTCAAGGAATCAGGGATTTCCTTCATCGAGTTTGACGCCAAGACGCCCAAGTCGCTTCCCGTGTTCGTGTCCAGAGCTTTTGCGGGCAGCGAAAAAGTAAAGAAGCGATTTGCCGAGCTCCATCAATTTGTCTCGGACGGCGGAACGGCCGTCTATTTAGAAACGGTGCAACGTGGCCCACAAAACTCTTTTTGGGGCGGATCGGCGCCGGCGAAAGAAGTGCTCCCCATCGATTTGAATATTCAACATGCCATGGGGCTCTGGGTCGGTGTGTCGCACATCGTAACCGACCATCCCGTCTTCGCCGGTCTACCCACTCAATGCATGATGGGCCAAGTGTACGAGAATGTTTGGTCACCGCAGACGTTGCGGGCAACCGGTGGCCAGTTGATTGTTGGTTCGGTCAGCCATGGCTGGTTTCAAGGCAACAGTGATGCGCAGAACTACCTCGGACCTTCACCCGCTTGGTACGGCATGGACATGGGAGTCGTTTCACGGGGTCGAGGGCGTTACGTCCTCTCATCGCTTCGTCTTCTCGAAAACTTGGGAACCGATCCCGTGGCCGACAAGATCCTGTTTAACTTGATCGATTGGACGACCGGTGGCGAGCCCGTGGATCGCACTCCAACGAGCCCGCGTTCCCCTTCGCAGACGCCATCGCCAACCAAGCCATAAGAATTGTCTTCGCGAGAGCTACACGTCGTTGGGCTTGGCAAGGGCGTGGCGATGTGTCGCAGGTCGCGTTTTTAGCCAGAAGCGGTGGCCCTTCTGCGGTCCGGTACTCGTTGGGTAGGGAAGTTGAAGATTTCTTTCTTGCCGAATCATCGCTGGCGATCGACCGTCCGAGGTTCGGCCACTACTTCCAGGAGACGATTCAATGACACGAGCTCGTACAAACCGAACATGCAAACCACAGAAAAATGAAAGCAGCAACCAACGCCGACGACCCCGAATTGAGGTCCTGGAGCGTCGCAACTTGTTCGCCGGTGATTTGATCGACGTTGGCCCTTGGGGAGCCGTCCTGTTCATCGTTGGCACAGACGGCCCTGACCAAGTGCAAGTGGAAGCAATCGGATCCAGCAAGCTGATTATTCGCCAAATGGACGGCAACACAGAAATCAAACGCTGGGAAGAACTCTATTTCGATGACATCTTCTTCAATGGCCGAGGCGGAGACGACACGTTTGTGAGCAACGCACCGTCCTACACAGTCGCTCGAGGCGGTGAAGGCAATGACATGATCTCGACGGGTAGTCATGACGATTTGATCGAAGGAGGA
It contains:
- a CDS encoding glycoside hydrolase family 2 protein encodes the protein MQRHLIALSEILLVVLGWHAFPALAQDSSPQPQSSPHESVSLDGAWEILFDPDNQGRRQQWHQQAVFMAQEDRREIVVPSCWEEIEKDYEGVGFYARHFTVPKAWEGKTVRVQFDAVNYIAEVYVNDHVVGRHEGGYGPCEFRIDDLLKYDEQNFVSLRVIGPIVAQNKVIDGIGWSDMPHWRGAIAGGIWQSVRLVATGTAFVDDLFLEPRLADDTVTVHATIENAEQVGRETQITVSIRSEEQLQKVIAEQTTTLKLVPGKNEKSWTISIPNTRYWSPDDPHLYVATIRIAACDGVVDVEEARFGMRELTIRNNKFELNGKPIYIKAAFFEGLYPTKLALPDSPEMARREIQLAKECGFNMIRPWRKPPPPMWLDLCDEMGVMVVGGLPIECMRRWPTVTPQLRDRIENEVQSALLRDRNRACIVQWEIFNEIGRQDLERLKHSTSMLARRLDPTRLILDESGGFAGGANIYLPKQFEPEVFNDVHNYPGAPLNDVSYDKFLTLSKTAEEIEAMGLPAGRFSSKTTPGRLTVVSEIGYGSLPDLVDNNQRFAKDGNPLVPPYRYHKELAQSFRDVLSESGLDSIYPNLQQFCLDQQVIHSQGNKRMLEAIRSNSSTGGYAVHALTGGDWVLGAGLIDLFRNPKGSFWGTKEANQPQYLALRVRPRNIYASQGATISVTGINDLAGVAGRLKVDVISEEGTLVFQEEQDVELVAGIAPIFEMQLHTEAMSGSYTAVVKLLDDEGAVVAQNSVSIDVFASKQPVSRNVGVAVFDNNNLLRPFLKESGISFIEFDAKTPKSLPVFVSRAFAGSEKVKKRFAELHQFVSDGGTAVYLETVQRGPQNSFWGGSAPAKEVLPIDLNIQHAMGLWVGVSHIVTDHPVFAGLPTQCMMGQVYENVWSPQTLRATGGQLIVGSVSHGWFQGNSDAQNYLGPSPAWYGMDMGVVSRGRGRYVLSSLRLLENLGTDPVADKILFNLIDWTTGGEPVDRTPTSPRSPSQTPSPTKP